The following proteins are co-located in the Pyricularia oryzae 70-15 chromosome 1, whole genome shotgun sequence genome:
- a CDS encoding translational activator GCN1, whose amino-acid sequence MTADVVNGDGPGQVDLVAIKQVLLSSSTKTRISQLRIVEDKISQNALDQASLSKLLGVLFLTHSSYADRPSRRAVQRCLVLLAKAKEEKLLTALVAAIRKESQKPTIAPANAFVLLEWSSLLIEHLGETELWEKLGKELVLATSDCLEKCLQPQCRNNLGSSAQVVTRRAFRKLVSLEQTREKSITDAVQLLATKGAAPTAKYAPTLGVIAGVCARKDYGKPILEKLKPQFFGFYTREIIGSKTPVPSHFAEGLYDFFHSFVTLEDLGKEVTPALEKGLLRAPEIVLNDLITPLVDALPSDYDLSSVLSKNLLKPLLANAKSTNASIRSGALTAFRKVVTRSADAETLGKATDEIVTPLKGGKIASAEQRAIHAEMLTALSTNEANATKICGAVPAVAGKEGNEPALVAETKALLCSVKTLLNSGVEVPAAALDGYKKGLGDKKPGSRKIWVLSAGDLLLHSCSLPDSKIAPKVQEVILPVLFDTYNEAVANPLAASQSGLIVGAYVTCTVAPSIFQTNKAAPIEALLKKFSVSKQCLVWEPKPSFLLNPKLFSKLSTDEDFEWFFRALASVVAELPEDGDSDVSIAWAQALIYLISSPATGAQVRVDLCKRLSELYLSNPERISTAVVGGMWSWLESVEEGEKDSAAALAKAENKHLHLILRAICPSAQELPSKFTEEAGKEVLEAQLCSLLVLARSDIVPRSSWIDLCLRSGLDPGQLATKHEKTLLQEVALRSSFDQKSDAIRTASYKAAVELVFVAPEVMTPRIIQLIQHDLDTSELKDIGPLEAAIFRTPEGTTFVDVLAKKGTTVSTKGKDADTLKWEAELRAQLAEKKGQPKKLSADEKAKVDAQLKKESAIRERVRGVAAKVMRGVGVIKSLATGPPTDATLWMGPAVNALLDAVDAGACLITGDAAPTAYLACADRVSSRLGSFRQFIGVATLRAHGVELLPENLKAEPFEDLVTRVMYRLRFAGEQRPFDVVSVNYMLPLALLILNKGGFGATAEDRDTHLVLATELLSFHTDTASSEALPRAQMLETLISSMQVYNQHYKIIRDCFSDMVRCVAPNISEKEIGVVARGAIVPQTSVRTTVLQSISADVDMSELEFSEEIWIAYHEDSEENVELAKEIWEESGFQTSKDVPVKMLPYLESKDGQLRKAASRALAEACSNHPETVNLILEKLRLAYVEFAKPRVPELDEFGMPKKMDLSDPWEARHGIASSFKELAPYLKREHLDSFFAFLIEQGPLGDQNGSVRAEMLEAANKAIEIHGKGMVDKLMKTFETTLEAPDKGSAAADRVNEAVIIMYGALARHLKAGDAKIPVVIERLIATLSTPSEAVQYAIAECLPPLVKACGNKSSKYFDEIMETLLTSKNYAVQRGAAYGLAGLVLGRGIASLREFRIMSNLHSALENKKEANQRESALLAYELLATILGRLFEPYVILIVPQLLAGFGDSNANVRDAALASAKACFARLSSYGVKQILPTLLRGLDDDQWRSKKGACDLLGAMAYLDPQQLALSLPEIIPPLTAVLNDSHKEVRSGANKSLKRFGEVISNPEVKGLVDILLKALSDPTKYTDEALDSLIKVQFVHYLDAPSLALVSRILQRGLADRSNTKRKASQVIGSLAHLTERKDLVSHLPVLVAGLKIAVVDPVPTTRATASRALGSLMEKLGEEALPDLIPGLMQTLKSDTGAGDRLGSAQALSEVLAGLGTTRLEETLPTILQNVESSKPAVREGFMSLFIFLPVCFGNSFANYLGRIIPPILSGLADDIEAIRETALKAGRLLVKNFAVRAVDLLLPELERGLADDSYRIRLSSVELVGDLLFNLTGISGKTEDGDEDEEEKVKEAGNSLREALGDEKRNKILSALYICRCDTATSVRAAAVAVWKALVSSPKTLKELVPTLTQLIIRRLGSTNMEHKVIASNALGELIRKAGDNVLSSLLPTLEEGLQTSTDVDARQGICLALKELISSASEEALEEHEKILISVVRTALTDSDTEVREAAAEAFDSLQQILGKRAVDQVLPFLLNLLRSEDEAENALSALLTLLTETTRSNIILPNLIPTLIAPPISAFNAKALASLSRVAGAAMNRRLPNIVNSLMDNLVNCKDDSLREDLDASFHTVISSIDEYDGLNTVMNVLLQLTKHEDHRKRAATGKQLARFFAATDVDYSRYNQDIIRSLLISFDDSDMEVVKSAWSALSEFTKKLRKEEMEALVVSTRQTLLQVGVAGNNLKGFELPKGVSAILPIFLQGLMNGTPDQKIQSALAISDIVARTSEASLKPFVVQITGPLIRVVSERSTEVKSAILLTLNNLLEKMPTALKPFLPQLQRTFAKSLADTTSEQLRSRAAKALGTLIKYTPRVDPLIAELVTGSKTTDPGVRTAMLKALFEVISKAGANMGEPSRAAVLGLIDMETDEKDDAMTVTNAKLLGALVKNVSGDAAHNLIKSRVLTPTPTTSSVLGLNAVLLDAPAAIMEGPFAEELPELLVQGISSKIAMIADNSILAAGKYLLNEQSKPFEHTKAVFEALANTVGPGNPTDSRRLSLVVVRTVSRVNMDLARPHLPQLAGPVFASVRDPVIPVKLAAEAAFVSLFNVADDESKVFDKFMASPAGESMPANAKRSMQDYFKRVALRLGAQVRERREAEGGAGGLGLSNDEVEDEKEIWSVGRIDSGEDVFGKD is encoded by the exons ATGACAGCAGATGTGGTGAACGGAGACGGTCCGGGTCAAGTAGACCTCGTCGCCATAAAACAAGTCCTCCTGTCGTCCTCGACCAAAACGCGCATTTCACAGCTGCGCATCGTCGAAGACAAGATTTCCCAGAATG CTCTCGATCAAGCAAGCCTGTCAAAGCTGCTGGGCGTTCTTTTCCTAACACATTCTTCATACGCCGATCGACCATCCCGCCGAGCCGTTCAGCGCTGTCTCGTTCTACTCGCTAAAGCCAAGGAAGAAAAGCTCCTTACCGCTCTCGTAGCCGCCATCAGAAAGGAGAGCCAGAAGCCAACAATCGCGCCAGCCAATGCCTTTGTCCTGCTAGAATGGTCCAGCCTGCTCATCGAGCACCTAGGGGAAACTGAACTGTGGGAGAAGCTCGGGAAAGAATTGGTGTTGGCTACCTCCGACTGTCTGGAGAAGTGTTTGCAGCCACAATGCAGGAACAACTTGGGGAGCTCGGCTCAGGTGGTAACTCGCCGCGCGTTCCGGAAACTCGTATCTCTTGAGCAGACACGGGAGAAGTCAATCACAGATGCGGTGCAGTTGTTGGCGACCAAGGGCGCTGCGCCAACGGCCAAGTATGCCCCAACTTTGGGAGTCATCGCAGGCGTCTGCGCACGGAAAGACTATGGCAAGCCGATACTGGAGAAGCTGAAGCCCCAGTTCTTTGGCTTCTACACCAGGGAAATTATTGGGTCAAAGACGCCAGTGCCCAGTCACTTTGCCGAGGGCCTTTATGATTTCTTCCACTCGTTTGTCACGCTCGAGGATTTAGGCAAGGAGGTCACACCAGCCCTGGAAAAGGGATTGCTCCGCGCACCTGAGATTGTACTGAACGATCTTATCACTCCCCTTGTTGATGCACTACCGAGTGACTACGACCTTTCGTCTGTACTCAGCAAGAACCTGCTCAAGCCTTTGCTGGCAAACGCCAAGTCTACCAATGCTAGCATCCGCAGTGGCGCACTCACAGCTTTCAGAAAGGTTGTGACGCGCTCTGCTGATGCTGAAACCCTGGGAAAGGCCACCGACGAAATTGTGACTCCGTTAAAAGGAGGCAAAATCGCTTCGGCTGAGCAGAGAGCGATTCATGCTGAGATGCTGACTGCTCTTTCTACGAACGAGGCTAACGCAACCAAGATTTGCGGTGCTGTGCCGGCGGTCGCTGGGAAGGAGGGTAACGAACCGGCTTTGGTAGCAGAGACAAAGGCTCTTCTCTGCTCGGTCAAGACTCTGCTTAATTCGGGAGTTGAAGTTCCTGCTGCAGCTCTCGATGGATACAAGAAGGGTCTCGGTGACAAAAAGCCTGGGTCCAGGAAGATTTGGGTCCTGTCGGCGGGAGATCTACTTTTGCACAGCTGCAGTCTTCCCGATTCAAAGATAGCACCAAAAGTCCAAGAGGTCATTCTTCCAGTCTTGTTCGACACCTACAACGAGGCTGTCGCGAATCCATTAGCTGCGTCGCAGAGTGGGCTTATTGTAGGCGCCTATGTGACTTGCACCGTTGCTCCGTCCATATTTCAAACCAACAAGGCTGCTCCCATCGAGGCACTTCTAAAGAAGTTTTCCGTGTCGAAGCAATGCCTTGTTTGGGAGCCCAAGCCGTCGTTTCTCCTGAACCCTAAACTCTTCAGCAAATTGTCAACTGATGAAGATTTTGAATGGTTCTTTCGTGCGTTGGCATCAGTGGTTGCAGAGCTTCCTGAGGATGGGGACTCTGATGTTTCGATTGCCTGGGCCCAGGCCCTTATCTATCTAATTTCTTCGCCGGCGACCGGAGCGCAAGTTCGCGTTGATCTCTGCAAGCGTCTGTCGGAGCTGTACCTCAGCAATCCCGAGAGAATCTCGACTGCGGTCGTCGGTGGCATGTGGTCTTGGCTGGAGTCAGTCGAGGAGGGCGAAAAAGACAGTGCTGCGGCTCTGGCAAAAGCCGAAAACAAGCACTTACATCTCATACTGAGGGCTATTTGCCCGTCGGCTCAAGAGTTGCCGTCAAAATTCACCGAAGAGGCCGGGAAAGAGGTTCTAGAAGCACAACTGTGCTCGCTGCTCGTCCTTGCCCGGTCCGACATCGTCCCTCGATCAAGCTGGATCGATCTTTGCTTGAGGTCTGGGTTGGACCCTGGGCAACTCGCAACCAAGCATGAAAAGACGTTGCTTCAAGAAGTTGCTCTCCGAAGCAGCTTTGACCAAAAG TCTGATGCCATTCGAACTGCCTCATATAAAGCTGCAGTCGAGCTCGTCTTCGTTGCGCCTGAAGTCATGACTCCTCGTATCATCCAGCTGATACAACATGATCTTGATACCTCGGAGCTGAAAGACATTGGACCTCTTGAAGCTGCCATTTTCAGGACACCAGAGGGTACCACATTCGTTGATGTCCTAGCCAAGAAAGGTACCACTGTATCAACCAAAGGCAAGGACGCTGACACTCTGAAGTGGGAAGCGGAACTTAGAGCTCAGCTTGCAGAGAAGAAGGGTCAGCCAAAGAAGCTGTCGGCCGATGAAAAGGCAAAGGTCGATGCCCAGCTGAAAAAAGAGTCGGCCATCCGCGAACGAGTCCGCGGGGTTGCTGCCAAGGTCATGCGAGGTGTCGGTGTCATCAAAAGTCTTGCAACTGGTCCTCCTACCGATGCGACGTTATGGATGGGCCCGGCCGTCAACGCGCTTCTGGATGCTGTTGACGCGGGAGCATGCCTTATTACAGGAGATGCAGCCCCGACAGCATATCTGGCGTGCGCAGATCGTGTTTCTAGCCGCTTGGGCTCATTCCGTCAGTTCATAGGCGTAGCTACGCTGAGAGCCCATGGTGTTGAACTCCTTCCTGAAAACCTCAAGGCTGAGCCGTTCGAGGACCTTGTCACGAGAGTCATGTACCGACTGCGTTTTGCTGGAGAGCAGCGCCCCTTTGACGTGGTTTCTGTCAACTACATGCTCCCTCTGGCACTCCTCATTTTGAACAAGGGTGGTTTCGGCGCCACAGCAGAGGACAGAGACACCCATCTTGTCTTGGCGACGGAGCTTTTGTCATTCCACACAGATACGGCTTCATCCGAGGCTCTTCCCAGAGCGCAAATGCTTGAGACGCTGATTTCATCAATGCAGGTGTACAACCAGCACTACAAGATCATCAGGGATTGCTTCTCTGACATGGTCCGCTGCGTGGCACCAAACATCAGCGAAAAGGAAATTGGCGTAGTCGCTCGTGGTGCCATCGTACCACAGACCAGTGTGCGCACAACGGTCCTGCAATCCATCAGTGCAGATGTTGACATGAGTGAGCTCGAGTTCTCTGAGGAAATCTGGATTGCATACCATGAGGACAGCGAGGAAAATGTTGAGTTAGCCAAGGAAATCTGGGAGGAAAGCGGCTTCCAGACGTCAAAGGATGTTCCCGTCAAGATGCTCCCATACCTGGAGAGCAAAGATGGCCAACTGCGCAAGGCTGCCTCTAGGGCTCTGGCCGAGGCTTGCAGCAACCATCCCGAGACGGTCAACCTTATCCTTGAGAAGCTTCGGTTGGCCTATGTCGAATTTGCCAAGCCTCGAGTGCCTGAGCTGGATGAGTTTGGCATGCCGAAAAAGATGGACTTGTCCGATCCATGGGAGGCCAGGCATGGTATTGCATCCTCTTTCAAGGAGCTCGCACCTTACCTCAAGAGGGAACACTTGGATTCTTTCTTTGCTTTCCTTATCGAACAAGGCCCTCTGGGAGACCAAAATGGTTCTGTTCGTGCAGAGATGCTTGAGGCTGCCAACAAGGCCATCGAGATCCACGGTAAGGGAATGGTCGACAAGCTGATGAAGACTTTTGAGACCACTCTTGAGGCACCAGACAAGGGCTCAGCTGCGGCTGACAGGGTCAACGAGGCCGTGATCATCATGTACGGTGCCCTCGCTCGCCATCTCAAGGCCGGGGATGCAAAGATCCCCGTGGTTATCGAACGACTGATCGCTACTTTGAGTACACCCTCTGAGGCGGTTCAGTATGCCATCGCTGAATGTTTGCCACCGCTTGTCAAAGCATGCGGCAACAAGTCTTCCAAGTACTTTGACGAGATCATGGAGACATTGCTCACGTCCAAAAATTATGCCGTCCAACGAGGTGCTGCATACGGTCTGGCAGGCTTGGTGCTTGGTAGGGGCATTGCATCCCTGCGTGAATTCCGGATCATGTCAAATCTTCACAGCGCACTGGAGAACAAGAAAGAAGCAAACCAGAGGGAATCTGCGCTGCTTGCGTACGAGCTGCTAGCTACCATCCTGGGTCGGCTATTTGAGCCTTATGTGATCCTGATTGTTCCGCAGCTGTTGGCCGGCTTTGGAGACTCAAATGCGAATGTCCGTGATGCTGCTCTGGCTTCGGCCAAGGCGTGCTTTGCCAGGTTGAGCTCCTATGGTGTCAAGCAGATCCTACCTACGCTGCTCAGGGGTCTAGACGATGATCAGTGGCGTAGTAAGAAGGGTGCATGTGATCTGCTGGGTGCCATGGCTTACCTAGACCCACAACAGCTTGCACTGAGCCTGCCGGAGATCATCCCGCCGCTCACGGCTGTGCTTAACGACAGTCACAAGGAGGTACGGTCGGGTGCCAACAAGAGTTTGAAGCGCTTCGGTGAGGTCATCAGCAACCCCGAAGTCAAGGGACTGGTTGATATTCTGCTCAAGGCCCTTAGTGACCCAACGAAATACACCGACGAGGCGCTCGACTCGCTCATCAAGGTCCAGTTCGTCCATTACCTGGACGCCCCGTCGCTTGCACTCGTCAGTCGTATCTTGCAGCGTGGTTTGGCGGACCGCTCCAACACCAAGCGCAAAGCATCGCAGGTCATTGGCAGTCTTGCTCATCTTACTGAAAGGAAAGACCTGGTCTCTCATCTGCCTGTCCTTGTCGCAGGTCTCAAGATTGCCGTGGTCGATCCTGTGCCGACCACCCGTGCTACTGCGTCAAGAGCTCTGGGTTCGCTTATGGAGAAGCTCGGAGAAGAGGCGCTGCCGGATCTCATTCCCGGACTTATGCAGACCCTCAAGTCAGACACGGGAGCAGGCGACCGTCTTGGTTCCGCCCAGGCCCTCAGCGAGGTTCTCGCTGGTCTGGGTACTACGCGCCTGGAGGAGACCCTCCCCACAATCCTGCAGAACGTCGAGTCCTCCAAGCCTGCGGTTCGCGAGGGCTTCATGTCTCTTTTCATCTTCTTGCCAGTGTGCTTTGGCAACAGTTTCGCCAACTACCTTGGCAGGATTATTCCTCCTATTTTGTCTGGTCTTGCCGATGATATCGAGGCTATCCGTGAGACTGCACTCAAGGCAGGTAGACTTCTCGTCAAGAACTTTGCCGTCCGTGCCGTCGACTTGCTACTTCCCGAGCTGGAGCGTGGTCTCGCAGACGACAGCTACCGTATCCGTCTCAGCTCCGTTGAGCTTGTCGGAGATCTGCTGTTCAACCTTACTGGAATCTCTGGCAAGACTGAAGatggcgacgaggacgaggaagaaaaGGTCAAGGAGGCCGGCAACTCGCTTCGTGAAGCGCTTGGTGATGAAAAGCGCAACAAGATCCTGTCCGCACTCTACATCTGCAGGTGTGATACTGCAACCTCGGTTCGTGCCGCAGCCGTCGCTGTCTGGAAGGCCCTGGTATCGAGTCCTAAGACTCTCAAAGAGCTGGTGCCTACTCTTACGCAGCTTATCATCCGCCGCTTGGGCAGCACCAACATGGAGCACAAGGTGATTGCCAGCAACGCCCTCGGAGAGCTTATCCGAAAGGCAGGCGACAACGTTCTCTCAAGCCTGTTGCCCACGCTCGAGGAAGGCCTTCAGACCTCGACAGATGTCGACGCCAGGCAGGGTATCTGCTTGGCCCTCAAGGAACTCATCTCGTCGGCTTCTGAGGAGGCACTCGAAGAGCACGAGAAGATTCTCATCTCGGTCGTCAGGACAGCACTCACCGACTCGGACACCGAGGTCCGTGAAGCTGCCGCCGAGGCATTCGACTCTTTGCAGCAGATTCTTGGAAAGCGTGCGGTCGACCAGGTCTTGCCGTTCTTGCTCAACCTGCTTCGTTCCGAGGACGAGGCCGAGAACGCCTTATCTGCCTTGTTGACATTGTTGACAGAAACCACCCGGTCGAACATAATCCTCCCGAACTTGATACCCACTCTAATTGCGCCCCCTATCTCAGCATTCAACGCCAAGGCACTTGCATCGCTGTCCCGTGTCGCCGGCGCGGCTATGAACCGTCGCCTACCCAACATTGTCAACTCACTAATGGACAACTTGGTCAACTGCAAGGATGATTCTCTGCGGGAGGATCTGGACGCCTCATTCCATACCGTTATTTCGTCCATCGATGAGTACGATGGGCTGAACACGGTCATGAATGTGCTCCTACAGCTTACCAAACATGAGGACCACCGCAAACGTGCGGCGACTGGCAAGCAGTTGGCCAGGTTCTTCGCGGCAACAGATGTCGACTACTCTCGTTACAACCAAGACATCATTCGTTCGCTGCTGATTTCTTTCGACGACTCGGACATGGAGGTTGTCAAGTCTGCTTGGAGTGCCCTTAGCGAATTCACCAAGAAGCTTAGGAAGGAAGAGATGGAGGCATTGGTTGTGTCGACCAGACAGACCTTGCTCCAGGTCGGTGTCGCTGGCAACAACCTCAAGGGCTTTGAGCTTCCCAAGGGTGTCAGCGCCATTTTACCCATCTTCTTGCAAGGTCTGATGAACGGAACGCCAGACCAAAAGATACAGTCGGCACTCGCCATCTCCGACATAGTTGCCAGGACAAGCGAGGCCTCCCTCAAGCCATTCGTTGTTCAAATCACCGGTCCGCTTATTCGTGTCGTTTCGGAGCGTTCGACCGAGGTCAAGTCTGCCATTCTTCTGACTCTCAACAACCTGCTCGAGAAGATGCCGACGGCATTGAAACCATTCCTGCCGCAGCTGCAGCGTACATTTGCCAAGTCGCTTGCCGACACGACATCAGAACAACTGCGATCACGCGCAGCCAAGGCGCTCGGCACGCTCATCAAATACACACCGCGTGTCGACCCTCTAATTGCTGAGCTGGTGACGGGCTCCAAGACGACGGATCCGGGTGTCCGGACCGCGATGCTCAAGGCGCTGTTCGAGGTTATCAGCAAGGCCGGCGCCAACATGGGCGAGCCGTCTCGTGCTGCCGTGCTGGGTCTCATTGACATGGAGACGGATGAAAAGGACGACGCCATGACCGTCACCAACGCCAAGCTTCTGGGTGCCCTGGTCAAGAACGTATCAGGAGATGCTGCGCACAACCTCATCAAGTCAAGAGTATTGACGCCCACGCCCACAACCTCAAGTGTGTTGGGCCTGAATGCTGTACTGTTGGATGCGCCGGCTGCGATCATGGAGGGGCCGTTTGCAGAGGAGCTTCCCGAGCTCTTGGTACAGGGCATTTCGAGCAAGATT GCCATGATTGCAGACAACTCAATTCTGGCTGCGGGCAAGTATCTCTTGAATGAGCAATCCAAGCCGTTTGAGCACACCAAGGCTGTATTCGAGGCCCTTGCAAACACCGTTGGGCCGGGCAATCCGACCGATTCGCGAAGACTCTCGCTCGTCGTGGTGCGAACCGTATCTCGCGTCAACATGGACCTGGCGCGACCGCACCTGCCACAGCTGGCCGGACCCGTATTTGCCTCGGTCCGCGACCCGGTCATCCCAGTCAAGCTGGCAGCCGAGGCGGCGTTTGTGTCGCTTTTCAACGTCGCCGATGACGAGAGCAAGGTCTTTGAT